A window of candidate division KSB1 bacterium contains these coding sequences:
- a CDS encoding DUF4920 domain-containing protein translates to MFGLACTKTPSFEGEKYGATITLNQVTPVSQILADPQSHLGKKVLVQGEIVDVCAKAGCWLEIAGEQPGQKIKVKVNDGEIVFPTSARGKMAQVEGEVYEIKLTHEQAIGYFQHIAEEQGVPFDSSSVTGPTTIYQIKGLAAVIAR, encoded by the coding sequence GTGTTCGGGCTGGCCTGCACCAAGACGCCCTCCTTCGAAGGCGAAAAATACGGCGCGACCATTACCCTCAACCAGGTGACACCCGTCTCGCAAATTCTTGCCGACCCACAAAGCCATCTCGGCAAAAAAGTTCTGGTGCAGGGCGAAATTGTGGATGTGTGTGCCAAAGCCGGCTGCTGGCTGGAAATTGCCGGTGAGCAACCCGGACAGAAAATAAAAGTGAAGGTCAATGATGGTGAGATTGTCTTTCCGACGAGCGCCAGGGGCAAAATGGCGCAGGTGGAGGGTGAAGTCTATGAGATCAAACTGACGCACGAGCAAGCCATCGGATATTTCCAGCACATCGCCGAAGAGCAGGGCGTGCCCTTCGATTCGAGCAGCGTCACCGGCCCCACCACGATTTACCAGATCAAAGGACTCGCTGCTGTCATAGCCAGGTAA
- a CDS encoding CAP domain-containing protein — protein MLPSTKSCGPLCLVLLTCTCLVAQHSFVVNPQQEETAYPLWVAKGETLSFQISGHWRMWEQWQPVDYRGHTNFGKINEHGYLGTLVGRIEGGDYFAIVDGMHYASPADGRLILFANRGDYRELTVSGALTVTVSGGRPVSAAEAEKLAGWDLSQLDTAAKVPYLSRAEQEVVLYLNKARTNPALFAQRYLFHLRNRSADEQECYAVMLRQKPCSALLPDAALAAAAQAHAEDMGKTGKIGHVGSDGATLRERLWRAGAAINTYLAENCSYGYEDPVQIVLQLLVDAGVPSRGHRRNLLNPNLQFIGVGIRPHIEHRFNSVHDFAGRIKN, from the coding sequence ATGCTCCCATCGACAAAAAGCTGCGGCCCGCTGTGTCTGGTGTTGCTGACCTGCACTTGCCTCGTGGCGCAGCACAGCTTTGTGGTGAATCCGCAGCAAGAAGAAACGGCCTACCCGCTGTGGGTTGCCAAAGGCGAGACGCTCTCGTTTCAGATCAGCGGGCACTGGCGCATGTGGGAACAATGGCAGCCGGTGGATTATCGCGGCCACACGAATTTCGGGAAGATCAATGAACATGGTTATCTCGGCACACTGGTGGGTCGAATTGAAGGCGGGGATTATTTTGCCATCGTTGATGGCATGCACTACGCCAGCCCGGCGGACGGCCGGTTGATTCTGTTCGCCAATCGCGGCGACTATCGCGAGCTCACGGTCTCCGGCGCGCTGACCGTCACTGTTTCTGGCGGCAGGCCGGTCTCTGCTGCGGAAGCGGAAAAGCTCGCGGGCTGGGATCTGTCACAACTCGATACCGCTGCGAAAGTGCCGTACCTGAGCCGGGCGGAGCAGGAGGTGGTTTTGTATTTGAACAAGGCCCGCACCAATCCCGCCTTGTTCGCGCAGCGTTATCTTTTCCATCTGCGCAACCGCAGTGCGGATGAGCAGGAATGCTACGCCGTGATGTTGCGGCAAAAACCTTGTTCCGCCCTGCTGCCGGACGCGGCCCTGGCAGCCGCGGCGCAGGCGCATGCGGAGGATATGGGTAAAACCGGCAAGATTGGCCATGTCGGCTCTGATGGCGCCACGCTGCGCGAGCGTTTGTGGCGGGCGGGTGCGGCAATCAACACCTACCTGGCGGAAAATTGTTCTTATGGCTATGAAGACCCTGTGCAAATCGTGTTGCAGCTTCTGGTGGATGCCGGCGTACCCTCGCGCGGCCACCGCAGGAACCTCCTGAACCCGAATCTGCAATTCATCGGCGTGGGCATTCGGCCGCACATTGAACATCGTTTCAACAGTGTCCACGATTTTGCGGGAAGGATAAAAAATTGA
- a CDS encoding M55 family metallopeptidase: protein MRSGIAILAFLLLAGGGLLQAQPKTKIYISADMEGIAGVVSDAQLGPEGFEYQRFREFMTSEVNAAIEAAFAAGATEILVSDSHGNGQNLLLEKLPPGVQVVRSWPRPLMMMQGIDESFAGVIFIGYHSSTTNPRGVRAHSFSSATLADVRLNGVSMSEAGFNAALAGHFNVPVIMISGDDAIVEEATAMLGRIEGAVVKWAYGFHSAKSLSPTAACDLIRTKVTAAMQRLREFKPYKLKTPVQLEVRFKNYRPAEVLSYLAIVQRPDAHSIAFSGRDMVEVSKFFEFLLTYNPSLAP, encoded by the coding sequence ATGCGATCAGGTATTGCGATTCTCGCGTTTCTTCTTCTGGCCGGCGGCGGTCTGCTGCAGGCCCAGCCGAAAACCAAAATCTATATTTCGGCGGACATGGAAGGCATTGCCGGTGTGGTGAGTGACGCCCAGCTCGGCCCCGAGGGGTTCGAGTACCAACGCTTCCGCGAATTCATGACCAGTGAAGTCAATGCCGCAATTGAGGCGGCATTTGCCGCCGGTGCCACCGAGATCTTGGTGAGCGATTCGCACGGCAACGGCCAGAATCTCCTGCTCGAAAAACTGCCACCCGGTGTGCAGGTGGTGCGCTCCTGGCCGCGGCCGCTGATGATGATGCAGGGCATTGATGAATCGTTTGCCGGCGTGATTTTCATCGGCTATCACAGCAGCACCACCAATCCCCGCGGCGTGCGTGCCCATTCCTTCTCCAGCGCCACGCTGGCCGACGTGCGCCTGAACGGCGTCTCCATGTCGGAAGCCGGCTTCAATGCCGCGCTTGCCGGACATTTCAACGTGCCGGTGATCATGATCTCCGGCGACGATGCCATTGTTGAAGAGGCCACGGCCATGCTCGGCAGGATTGAGGGCGCGGTGGTGAAATGGGCTTATGGTTTTCACTCCGCCAAAAGCCTGTCGCCCACGGCTGCCTGCGACTTGATTCGCACGAAGGTCACGGCTGCCATGCAACGACTGCGTGAATTCAAACCCTACAAGCTGAAGACACCGGTGCAACTCGAGGTACGCTTCAAAAACTACCGCCCCGCGGAGGTCTTGAGCTACCTCGCGATCGTGCAGCGGCCGGATGCGCACAGCATTGCCTTCAGCGGCAGGGATATGGTGGAAGTTTCGAAGTTTTTCGAGTTCCTGTTGACCTACAATCCCTCGCTGGCGCCGTAA
- a CDS encoding DUF2339 domain-containing protein, which translates to MSEFLLLLLIILMVVYIRKTNRLSEAVQLLQFELRVLKAGQAAAPAPSEPRVVTPTAAPSPVPIVPAWPDVPATATPAAAAPSATAPPPPPAQPPKPPVKPSRTRAEWEALVGGKLLNRIGALALILGVGFFLKYAFDNNWLSETMRVLIGAAIGAGLLLAGRRSQQRDFRIFAQGLIGAGIAILYLSAYASCNFYQLVPQEGALLLMAGVTALAIWQALTYDALAISVLGWAGGFLTPFMLNLDFAQPVQLFIYLALLTAGLLAVAYRKDKWAILEPLTLGGSYLIYVAWYAEAYTSRDFPRTIVFLTVLWGMFLGLEVLRGMRSVAGDRRLRHLVAVLNAAFFFICLYSLMEQEHGRWTGSAAFAISLVYFMVMLGLQRRNPAATQAATRLTLTAIVLLALATAIEFSGFDLIMLWAVEALALLAAGAHWRRHYVWQAALFLLAVTTVGLLFFTTGALDYKPLSNFTPVLNPRFLAFLVLAGVCFAGAYIFKGVAHQRSELVRTALHYGWCALAFILVTVETVDTFARLMQDAGGTRAAYFGSMRDFMLTVVWAALAVPLVLAGLRHGLAALLYCGLAALGLALLLGVLQTLQPFEEFVTLLNHRFLSVVAVLAATLFLMRELSRQQHSRVWIKRVLIGLTVAAVLLFFEVLTVETNDTFARLAGAAAEPARARLRHLQPFVLALVWLAYSLPLLWYGLRRQALPVICSGLVGLALALATGLLHTLSAFAPLADFVAGLNYRVAAVALLAAGACVQERWLKQHEREQAWFRWLLLGIPVVAVLLIFELITAEARDYFDRAILLLKQASAGAEPSARIDQLRNLQQLSISSLWLLYSILLMAFGIWRRQQGVRLLAIGLFGITILKIFFYDLSFLDTLYRIFAFMGLGLILLLVSYLYQRYKAIIFEAPAGSKAGDKPAAGSS; encoded by the coding sequence ATGTCTGAATTTCTACTGCTGCTTTTGATCATTCTGATGGTCGTTTATATCCGCAAGACGAATCGTTTGTCAGAAGCGGTACAACTGCTGCAATTCGAGCTGCGCGTTCTCAAGGCAGGGCAAGCCGCAGCGCCGGCGCCGAGTGAGCCGCGCGTCGTGACTCCAACTGCGGCACCATCACCTGTGCCGATCGTGCCGGCATGGCCGGATGTTCCCGCGACCGCAACACCGGCAGCGGCCGCGCCGTCAGCCACTGCACCGCCGCCGCCACCAGCGCAGCCGCCGAAACCGCCGGTAAAACCCTCACGCACCCGCGCGGAGTGGGAAGCGCTCGTCGGCGGCAAGCTGCTCAACCGCATCGGCGCGCTGGCGCTCATCCTGGGCGTCGGCTTTTTCCTGAAATATGCCTTCGACAACAATTGGTTGAGCGAGACCATGCGCGTGCTCATCGGCGCCGCAATTGGCGCGGGTTTGCTGCTGGCCGGCCGCCGCTCGCAGCAGAGGGATTTCCGGATCTTTGCGCAGGGTTTGATCGGCGCAGGCATCGCGATTCTTTATCTCTCGGCATACGCCTCCTGCAATTTCTACCAGCTCGTGCCGCAGGAGGGCGCGCTGCTGCTGATGGCCGGTGTGACCGCGCTCGCCATCTGGCAGGCGCTGACTTATGATGCGCTCGCGATTTCGGTGCTCGGTTGGGCCGGCGGCTTTCTCACGCCTTTCATGCTCAATCTCGATTTTGCCCAGCCGGTGCAATTGTTCATCTACCTCGCGCTGTTGACCGCGGGTTTGCTCGCGGTGGCATATCGCAAAGACAAGTGGGCGATTCTCGAACCGCTCACTCTCGGCGGCAGCTATCTGATCTATGTCGCGTGGTATGCCGAGGCCTACACCAGCCGGGATTTTCCGCGCACGATTGTTTTTCTCACGGTGTTGTGGGGCATGTTTCTCGGCCTGGAGGTGCTGCGCGGCATGCGCTCGGTGGCCGGCGACCGGAGGCTGCGGCACCTGGTTGCGGTCTTGAATGCGGCGTTCTTTTTCATCTGCCTCTACAGCTTGATGGAACAGGAGCACGGCCGCTGGACCGGCAGCGCAGCCTTCGCCATTTCCCTGGTTTATTTCATGGTGATGCTTGGCCTGCAGCGCCGCAATCCCGCAGCAACCCAGGCGGCCACACGCCTGACGCTCACCGCGATTGTGTTGCTGGCGCTGGCCACGGCCATCGAATTCTCCGGTTTCGATCTCATCATGCTGTGGGCCGTGGAAGCGTTGGCATTGCTCGCGGCCGGTGCGCATTGGCGCCGGCATTACGTGTGGCAGGCAGCGCTGTTCCTGCTGGCCGTGACAACGGTTGGCTTGCTCTTCTTCACCACCGGCGCGCTCGATTACAAGCCGCTGTCGAATTTCACCCCGGTTCTCAACCCGCGCTTTCTGGCTTTTCTTGTGCTCGCGGGCGTTTGCTTTGCCGGAGCATACATCTTCAAAGGGGTGGCGCACCAACGCAGCGAATTGGTTCGCACAGCATTGCACTACGGCTGGTGCGCGCTGGCATTCATTCTCGTCACCGTGGAAACGGTCGACACTTTCGCCAGGCTGATGCAAGACGCGGGCGGCACCCGCGCGGCTTACTTCGGCTCAATGCGTGATTTCATGCTGACCGTGGTGTGGGCCGCCTTGGCGGTGCCGCTGGTGCTTGCCGGTTTGCGCCACGGCCTTGCTGCGCTGCTTTATTGCGGCCTGGCGGCGCTTGGTTTGGCGCTGCTTCTCGGTGTGCTGCAAACGCTGCAGCCGTTTGAGGAATTCGTCACCCTGCTGAATCATCGCTTTCTCTCGGTGGTGGCCGTGCTGGCGGCGACACTGTTTCTCATGCGCGAGCTGAGCCGGCAGCAGCACAGCCGGGTTTGGATAAAACGCGTGCTCATCGGCCTCACGGTGGCGGCTGTACTGCTCTTCTTTGAGGTGTTGACGGTCGAGACCAACGATACGTTTGCGCGGCTGGCAGGGGCGGCCGCGGAACCGGCGCGCGCACGGCTGCGTCATCTGCAACCGTTTGTGCTGGCCCTGGTGTGGCTGGCTTATTCGCTGCCGTTGTTGTGGTATGGCTTGCGCCGGCAAGCCCTGCCGGTGATCTGCTCTGGTCTCGTCGGCTTGGCGCTGGCGCTGGCGACGGGCTTGCTGCACACGCTGTCAGCTTTTGCGCCGCTGGCGGATTTTGTTGCAGGGTTGAATTATCGCGTCGCTGCTGTCGCACTGCTCGCCGCCGGCGCTTGTGTGCAGGAACGCTGGCTCAAACAGCATGAACGCGAGCAGGCCTGGTTTCGCTGGCTGTTGCTCGGTATTCCGGTGGTGGCCGTCCTGCTCATCTTCGAGTTGATTACCGCCGAAGCGCGTGACTATTTCGACCGGGCGATTCTTCTGCTCAAGCAGGCAAGTGCGGGCGCGGAGCCTTCCGCCCGGATCGACCAACTGCGCAATCTGCAGCAACTCAGCATTTCCAGCCTCTGGCTGCTGTATTCGATTCTGCTCATGGCCTTCGGCATCTGGCGCCGGCAGCAGGGCGTGCGTCTGCTCGCCATCGGCTTGTTCGGCATCACGATTCTGAAGATCTTCTTCTACGACTTGTCGTTCCTTGACACGCTCTATCGCATCTTTGCCTTCATGGGGCTGGGATTGATCCTGCTGCTGGTTTCCTATCTCTATCAGAGGTACAAAGCGATCATCTTCGAAGCGCCGGCCGGAAGTAAAGCGGGGGATAAGCCGGCAGCGGGTTCGAGTTGA
- a CDS encoding phosphoribosylanthranilate isomerase has product MEPTRHPRVKICCIQNSAEARLAIRHGAAALGLVSAMPSGPGVISEEQIAAIASHTPPGVATFLLTSKQEATAVIAQQRRCGTNTIQLVDALQAGTYADLRRALPGIKLVQVIHVTGEQAIDAALQVAPHVDAILLDSGNPHLAVKELGGTGRTHNWRISRMIRAMIDVPLYLAGGLHAGNVQQAIAEVGPFGLDLCSGVRTNGTLDERKLEKFFEKVRTS; this is encoded by the coding sequence ATGGAACCCACCCGCCACCCCCGTGTGAAAATTTGCTGCATTCAAAATTCCGCCGAGGCACGGCTCGCCATTCGCCATGGTGCCGCAGCGCTGGGATTGGTCTCCGCCATGCCGAGCGGCCCCGGTGTGATTTCCGAAGAGCAGATCGCCGCCATTGCCAGCCACACTCCGCCGGGTGTCGCCACCTTTCTGCTCACCAGCAAGCAGGAAGCCACCGCGGTGATTGCGCAGCAACGCCGCTGCGGCACCAACACCATTCAATTGGTGGACGCGCTGCAGGCGGGCACGTATGCCGATTTGCGCCGAGCCCTGCCCGGCATCAAACTGGTGCAGGTGATTCACGTCACCGGCGAGCAGGCCATTGACGCCGCCCTGCAGGTTGCGCCGCATGTCGATGCGATCTTGCTCGATTCCGGCAATCCCCATTTGGCCGTGAAGGAGCTCGGCGGCACCGGCCGCACGCACAATTGGCGCATCAGCCGCATGATCCGCGCAATGATCGATGTGCCGCTGTATCTCGCCGGCGGCCTGCATGCCGGCAACGTGCAGCAGGCCATCGCGGAAGTTGGTCCATTCGGCCTCGACCTCTGCAGTGGCGTGCGCACCAACGGTACGCTCGACGAACGCAAACTCGAGAAATTCTTTGAAAAAGTACGAACCTCATGA
- a CDS encoding M1 family metallopeptidase gives MKRYVLLVLIGILCHAPVSLHSQRLPTGAFHDNRSRDFDIHHYRAELTFDLEQRKVSGRATLALSPLRSLQTFALDAFDLRVSTVSGVDGLRWESRPQALAIHLPGTFRPQDTLTVTVEYECHPAAGMYFQPHPEKPGLFHVSTYGEGGKHANWLPIYNDVNDKFSTEMVVTVPDPHVAISNGELVATRTQGGRTTFHWRQREPHANYLITIYIGDFERGELPPAFGSIPLAYWVPRGRLAEGAYAFRNTTRMVEFFSQRLGYRYPWVKYDQIAVPDYAIGAMEHTGVTGHRACVLRDAGAPEEFGPPALEGYASPWSAEATIAHELAHHWFGNNLTCRNLSYIWLNESFASYLMMLWDEERAGREQLLFDVQLARDAYFRYVREQHLIRGLEHHYFDDPNTIYNEEHTYLKGAAILHQLRQVLGDEAFFRALQHYLHKHAFANVVSQDLKVAIEEATGENLAWFFDDWITNGGHPCFEVSWRWLASRRLIDLHVKQVQPLITGQDLFRLPVRLTIATSARTWQEKVWVEQEEHHFLIPSAEKPLLVSFDGEGDLVAEVRFAKGLEELVYQARHDAVPGRLWAIRQLVQRYPVAAVTAQTLTELLADSVFWAVRAEAALQLGGVRTPSAEAAVKRALAAADYRVRKAAVIGLRDFPAAFAEPLLRRVIARETHSDVVAAAILALAKASPRQSPDFILAQLGRPAWYDEITIAGLQALALLASPATLPTIKRYTAARYNQDVRLAALQAWEAIQPDDGELHRLMLELMHSPVYALQQHALEALGRLQVAQAAEPLRRLIERAVDDNLTVLARKALAEIERVQTSR, from the coding sequence ATGAAACGATACGTCCTGCTCGTGCTGATCGGCATTCTTTGTCATGCGCCCGTGTCGCTGCACAGTCAACGGCTGCCCACCGGCGCGTTTCATGACAATCGCAGTCGTGATTTTGACATTCATCACTACCGGGCGGAGTTGACGTTTGATCTTGAACAGCGTAAAGTAAGCGGTCGCGCCACCCTTGCGCTTTCGCCGCTGCGATCCCTGCAAACTTTTGCGCTCGATGCCTTTGACCTGCGCGTCAGCACGGTGAGCGGAGTGGACGGCCTGCGCTGGGAGTCGCGACCGCAGGCTCTCGCCATACATTTGCCCGGCACTTTCCGCCCGCAGGACACCCTGACCGTGACAGTCGAGTACGAATGCCATCCCGCCGCCGGCATGTACTTTCAACCCCATCCTGAGAAGCCCGGCCTGTTCCATGTCTCGACCTACGGCGAGGGCGGCAAACACGCCAACTGGCTGCCGATTTACAATGATGTCAATGACAAATTCTCCACCGAGATGGTGGTGACGGTGCCGGACCCGCATGTTGCCATTTCCAACGGCGAGTTGGTGGCGACCCGCACGCAGGGCGGGCGCACGACGTTTCACTGGCGCCAGCGCGAGCCGCATGCCAATTATCTCATCACGATCTATATCGGTGACTTCGAGCGCGGCGAATTGCCGCCGGCCTTTGGTTCGATCCCGCTGGCCTATTGGGTGCCGCGCGGCCGCCTGGCGGAGGGTGCCTACGCCTTTCGCAACACCACCAGAATGGTCGAGTTTTTCTCGCAGCGTCTCGGCTATCGTTATCCCTGGGTGAAGTATGACCAAATCGCGGTGCCGGATTATGCCATCGGCGCGATGGAGCACACCGGCGTCACCGGCCATCGTGCCTGTGTGCTGCGCGATGCCGGCGCGCCCGAAGAATTCGGCCCGCCGGCTCTCGAGGGTTATGCCTCGCCCTGGAGTGCCGAGGCCACGATTGCGCATGAGCTGGCGCATCACTGGTTTGGCAACAATCTCACCTGCCGCAATCTCAGCTACATCTGGTTGAATGAAAGCTTCGCGAGTTATTTGATGATGTTGTGGGATGAGGAACGGGCCGGCCGCGAGCAACTGCTGTTCGACGTGCAACTCGCCAGGGATGCCTATTTCCGCTACGTGCGCGAACAGCATCTCATCCGCGGCCTCGAGCATCATTACTTCGACGATCCCAACACCATTTACAACGAAGAGCACACCTATCTCAAGGGGGCCGCCATTCTGCATCAACTGCGCCAGGTGCTGGGCGATGAGGCCTTTTTCCGGGCGCTGCAGCATTATCTGCACAAGCATGCCTTTGCCAATGTTGTCAGCCAGGATTTGAAGGTTGCCATTGAAGAGGCCACCGGGGAAAATCTCGCCTGGTTTTTCGATGACTGGATCACCAACGGCGGCCATCCCTGCTTCGAGGTGAGCTGGCGCTGGCTCGCGAGCCGCCGCCTGATCGACCTGCACGTCAAACAAGTGCAGCCGTTGATCACCGGCCAGGATTTGTTCCGGCTGCCGGTTCGTCTCACCATTGCCACCTCTGCCCGCACCTGGCAGGAAAAGGTGTGGGTGGAGCAGGAGGAGCATCATTTTTTGATTCCCAGTGCGGAGAAACCGCTGCTGGTGAGTTTCGATGGCGAGGGCGATCTGGTGGCGGAGGTGCGCTTTGCAAAGGGACTGGAGGAATTGGTGTATCAGGCCCGCCACGATGCGGTTCCCGGCCGGCTGTGGGCGATCCGGCAATTGGTGCAACGTTATCCGGTTGCGGCGGTCACGGCGCAAACATTGACCGAGTTGCTGGCGGACAGCGTGTTTTGGGCGGTGCGTGCCGAAGCCGCGCTGCAACTCGGCGGCGTGCGCACGCCGTCGGCAGAGGCGGCGGTGAAACGCGCCCTGGCGGCCGCCGATTATCGCGTGCGCAAAGCGGCGGTGATTGGCTTGCGTGATTTTCCCGCAGCTTTTGCCGAACCGCTTTTGCGGCGGGTCATTGCCCGCGAGACGCACAGCGATGTGGTGGCCGCCGCCATTCTCGCACTCGCCAAAGCCAGCCCGCGGCAGTCGCCCGATTTCATTCTGGCACAGCTCGGCCGGCCCGCGTGGTACGATGAAATCACCATTGCCGGTTTGCAGGCGCTGGCGCTGCTGGCGTCACCCGCCACGCTGCCGACGATCAAACGTTACACGGCTGCGCGTTACAATCAGGATGTGCGCCTTGCCGCGCTGCAAGCCTGGGAAGCCATCCAGCCTGACGATGGCGAGTTGCACCGGCTGATGCTCGAACTGATGCACTCGCCGGTTTATGCCCTTCAGCAACACGCGCTGGAAGCACTCGGCCGTCTGCAAGTGGCGCAGGCGGCTGAACCATTGCGCCGTTTGATCGAACGCGCGGTGGATGACAACCTCACCGTGCTGGCACGCAAGGCGCTCGCTGAAATCGAACGCGTGCAAACGTCCCGCTGA
- a CDS encoding alpha/beta hydrolase-fold protein — protein sequence MITPPKVKHPVLVAALLLLLAANGQTLEKSTMSRLRFAISFSAEKSPRPLDGRLLLMISVNDEREPRFQISDDPGTQQIFGIDVEGLKPGQAAFIDAGVFGYPLKSLAELKPGEYMVQALLHKYETFHLASGHTVKLPMDRGEGQQWNRAPGNLYSTPQRMMIDPRRAAVIKINLDQEIPPIPPPQDTKYIKHVKMHSERLTKFWGRPMELGACVLLPEGFEEHPEARYPLMIFHGHFPYTLGGFREQPPDPNLVPEYSTRFRLAGYNKIVQEYAHQFYKDWTGPDFPRVIVIEIQHANPYYDDSYAVNSANLGPYGDAITYELIPFIERKFRGLGAGWARFLYGGSTGGWEALAAQIFYPEEYNGCFAACPDPIDFRAYTVVNIYEHKNAYYQEGPFQRVPRPGRRNYLGEVSTTVEQSNHLELVLGTNSRSGQQWDIWEAVFSPMGENGYPKRIWNKLTGEIDPQVAAYWRENYDLGYILRRDWHKLGPKLRGKIHLYCGDMDNYYLNNAVYLVEEFLESTSDPPYDGEIDYGDRAEHCWNGDHTRPIAISRLRYHQMFIPRAIKRLLATAPPGADLSSWRY from the coding sequence ATGATCACTCCCCCCAAAGTCAAGCATCCTGTTCTCGTTGCCGCGTTGCTTCTGCTGCTCGCTGCAAATGGCCAAACACTGGAGAAAAGCACCATGAGCCGGCTGCGTTTTGCCATTTCCTTCTCCGCGGAAAAAAGTCCCCGGCCGCTCGACGGCCGTCTGCTGCTGATGATTTCCGTCAATGACGAAAGGGAGCCGCGTTTTCAAATCAGCGACGATCCCGGCACCCAGCAAATTTTTGGAATCGATGTGGAAGGACTCAAACCGGGTCAGGCGGCGTTCATTGACGCCGGGGTGTTCGGCTATCCGCTCAAAAGTCTGGCGGAGCTGAAGCCCGGCGAGTACATGGTGCAGGCACTCCTGCACAAGTACGAAACCTTTCATCTCGCCAGCGGTCACACCGTGAAACTGCCGATGGATCGCGGGGAGGGCCAGCAGTGGAACCGCGCGCCGGGCAACCTCTACAGCACGCCGCAGCGGATGATGATCGATCCGCGGCGGGCTGCGGTGATCAAAATCAATCTCGACCAGGAAATTCCGCCGATTCCACCGCCGCAAGACACGAAGTATATCAAGCATGTGAAAATGCACAGCGAGCGTCTGACGAAATTTTGGGGCCGGCCGATGGAGCTGGGCGCGTGTGTGCTGCTGCCCGAGGGCTTCGAGGAACATCCGGAAGCGCGCTACCCGCTGATGATTTTTCACGGCCACTTTCCCTACACCTTGGGCGGCTTCCGGGAGCAGCCGCCCGATCCCAATCTCGTGCCGGAATACAGCACCCGTTTCCGTCTGGCGGGCTACAACAAAATTGTGCAGGAGTATGCCCATCAATTTTACAAGGATTGGACGGGGCCGGATTTTCCGCGCGTGATTGTCATCGAGATTCAGCATGCCAATCCCTATTATGATGATTCCTACGCGGTGAATTCCGCCAATCTCGGACCGTACGGCGATGCCATCACCTACGAATTGATTCCTTTCATCGAGCGGAAGTTTCGCGGATTGGGAGCCGGCTGGGCGCGTTTTCTGTACGGCGGCTCCACCGGCGGCTGGGAGGCGCTGGCGGCACAGATTTTTTATCCCGAGGAATACAACGGCTGTTTCGCCGCCTGCCCGGATCCCATTGACTTTCGCGCCTACACCGTGGTCAATATTTACGAACACAAGAACGCCTATTATCAGGAAGGCCCGTTCCAGCGTGTGCCGCGGCCCGGCCGGCGCAATTACCTCGGGGAGGTCAGCACCACGGTTGAGCAGTCCAACCATCTGGAATTGGTGCTGGGAACCAACAGCCGTTCCGGTCAACAGTGGGACATTTGGGAAGCGGTTTTCTCACCGATGGGTGAAAATGGCTATCCCAAGCGCATTTGGAACAAGCTCACCGGCGAGATCGATCCTCAGGTTGCCGCCTACTGGCGCGAAAATTACGATCTCGGCTACATTCTGCGCCGCGACTGGCACAAGCTCGGCCCCAAGCTGCGCGGCAAGATCCACCTCTATTGCGGCGACATGGACAACTACTATCTGAACAACGCCGTCTATCTCGTCGAAGAATTTTTGGAGAGCACCAGCGATCCGCCCTACGACGGTGAGATTGATTACGGCGACCGCGCCGAACATTGCTGGAACGGTGACCACACCCGCCCGATTGCCATATCCCGTTTGCGCTATCATCAAATGTTCATCCCGCGTGCCATCAAGCGGTTGCTCGCCACCGCGCCACCCGGCGCCGATCTCAGCAGTTGGCGCTATTGA